In one Bacillus thuringiensis genomic region, the following are encoded:
- a CDS encoding DUF2309 domain-containing protein, with translation MSITSILKKNTNIDMQENNINDLVASASRVIAPLWPISTFAAHHPWMGLEKQSFEQVANWLKEARNVDIYPSASMIHSAKAKGEIEESFLQSSLSRWLDSQSFHIPREKAERFCQAALKLEKLPSSLLSSPELNKLADEMSYINTGSMKASVMQPISSLIENHNSENLSVILNYHIIKWCKLYLDDSGSSWTMPNREKGFYRAWQHLIKFDPALSKNERKVLKDWPQDAQVALARALSELGISESNIQAYLEGHLLSLPGWAGMIRWRSQQSIQEHELLIEYLAVRISMELAIAKPYLPLKHQKVEKKVALVPLIASWVYISTREWLQMPAAEQSELLAFAYRFDENIRRKLWLEAWEQTHAEQLREKISSKQRVTNDKKHVLAQLAFCIDVRSEPFRRHLEKLGPFETFGIAGFFGLPIATSELGSNDSHPSLPVILKPKHQIKELTDENEFKSYEQRKRVGSSVRYTFKTMKQNVLTSMALPELSGPLLGLQMVTRSFVPRGVGGFIRNLRKTMLQKPDTTFSLNHVHDTKGEIPIGFTKEEKVNYVRQALKMVGLTEKFAPLVVMCGHSSQSTNNPYAAALECGACGGAAGGFNARVFATLCNLPEVREALSAEGIKIPEDTIFAAAEHKTTVDELEWIYVPELSETAQEAFDCIESIMPNVSQHANRERLMQLPNFKTEINNPSKEAHRFAEDWSEIRPEWGLARNASFIIGQRELTQDCDLEGRAFLHNYDWKQDESGDILANIIAGPGTVAQWINLQYYASTVAPHYYGSGNKTTQTVTAGLGVMQGNASDLLPGLPWQSVMQSDSETYHSPLRLLIVIQAPIEYIERLLNNDFTFREKVQNGWVRLASVDPEGRWKNW, from the coding sequence ATGAGCATAACGTCAATATTAAAGAAAAATACAAACATTGATATGCAAGAAAATAATATAAATGATTTAGTTGCATCTGCTAGCCGAGTGATTGCACCACTTTGGCCTATCTCTACGTTTGCAGCTCACCACCCTTGGATGGGACTTGAAAAGCAATCATTTGAACAAGTCGCAAATTGGTTAAAAGAAGCTCGTAATGTGGATATTTATCCTAGTGCCTCCATGATTCATTCGGCAAAAGCGAAAGGTGAGATTGAGGAATCATTTTTACAAAGTAGTTTGTCTCGTTGGCTGGATTCACAATCTTTTCATATTCCGCGAGAGAAAGCAGAGCGATTTTGCCAAGCAGCTTTAAAGTTAGAGAAATTACCTTCTAGTCTATTATCATCGCCAGAATTAAATAAACTGGCAGACGAAATGAGTTATATAAATACAGGGAGTATGAAAGCCTCTGTTATGCAGCCAATAAGTTCGCTTATAGAGAATCACAATAGTGAAAACCTATCTGTTATTCTTAATTATCATATCATTAAATGGTGTAAATTATATCTTGATGACTCCGGATCAAGTTGGACGATGCCAAATCGAGAGAAAGGTTTTTATCGTGCATGGCAACACCTTATTAAATTTGATCCAGCGCTCAGTAAAAATGAGCGTAAAGTTTTAAAAGATTGGCCACAAGATGCCCAAGTAGCTTTAGCGAGAGCATTATCTGAACTAGGAATTTCTGAATCTAACATACAAGCTTACCTTGAAGGGCACTTACTTTCTTTGCCTGGATGGGCAGGAATGATACGATGGCGCTCACAACAATCAATTCAGGAACATGAACTCCTAATAGAATATTTAGCAGTTCGAATTTCTATGGAGCTGGCTATTGCAAAACCTTATTTACCTTTAAAACATCAAAAGGTTGAGAAAAAAGTTGCACTCGTCCCGCTTATAGCTTCTTGGGTCTATATTTCAACACGGGAATGGTTACAAATGCCTGCTGCTGAACAAAGCGAATTGTTAGCATTTGCATATCGTTTTGATGAAAATATTCGCAGAAAACTTTGGCTCGAAGCTTGGGAACAGACGCATGCAGAGCAATTAAGGGAGAAGATTTCTTCTAAACAGCGTGTAACTAATGATAAAAAGCATGTATTAGCTCAATTAGCATTTTGTATTGATGTACGTTCAGAACCGTTTCGTCGCCACTTAGAAAAACTAGGTCCGTTTGAAACGTTTGGAATAGCTGGTTTCTTTGGATTACCAATTGCGACTAGTGAACTAGGTAGTAATGACAGCCATCCTTCTTTGCCAGTTATATTAAAACCGAAGCATCAAATAAAAGAGCTCACAGATGAAAACGAATTTAAATCTTATGAGCAACGTAAGAGGGTAGGCAGTTCGGTGCGTTATACATTTAAAACGATGAAACAGAACGTACTGACAAGTATGGCGCTACCTGAGTTAAGTGGTCCTTTACTTGGTCTACAGATGGTGACAAGAAGCTTTGTCCCAAGAGGAGTTGGTGGTTTCATTCGTAACCTTCGTAAAACTATGTTACAAAAACCTGATACAACATTCTCGCTTAATCATGTTCATGACACAAAGGGCGAGATACCTATCGGTTTTACGAAAGAAGAAAAAGTGAACTATGTGCGTCAAGCTTTAAAAATGGTGGGACTGACAGAAAAATTTGCTCCTTTAGTTGTAATGTGCGGACATAGTAGTCAAAGTACGAACAATCCTTATGCTGCAGCACTTGAGTGTGGTGCTTGTGGAGGAGCAGCAGGAGGATTCAATGCAAGAGTTTTCGCTACTTTATGTAATCTTCCAGAAGTAAGAGAGGCGTTGTCTGCTGAAGGCATTAAAATTCCTGAGGATACCATTTTTGCAGCAGCTGAACATAAAACAACAGTGGACGAATTGGAATGGATTTACGTCCCAGAACTTTCGGAAACTGCGCAAGAAGCATTTGATTGTATTGAGTCAATTATGCCAAATGTGAGCCAACATGCAAATAGAGAGCGTTTAATGCAATTACCTAATTTTAAAACGGAAATAAACAATCCTAGTAAAGAGGCACATCGATTTGCAGAAGATTGGAGTGAAATACGTCCAGAATGGGGATTAGCTCGTAATGCATCTTTTATTATCGGACAGCGTGAATTAACTCAAGATTGTGACTTAGAAGGCAGGGCTTTCCTTCATAATTATGATTGGAAACAGGATGAAAGTGGCGATATATTAGCTAACATTATTGCAGGACCAGGAACAGTTGCGCAGTGGATAAATCTACAATATTACGCATCAACTGTAGCTCCTCATTATTATGGTAGTGGAAATAAAACAACCCAAACCGTAACGGCGGGTCTCGGTGTTATGCAAGGGAATGCTAGTGACCTGTTGCCAGGCTTACCTTGGCAATCTGTTATGCAGTCAGATAGTGAGACGTATCATTCACCACTTCGGTTACTAATTGTCATTCAAGCACCTATTGAATATATAGAACGTTTGTTAAATAATGATTTCACATTTCGAGAAAAAGTTCAAAATGGATGGGTTAGACTTGCAAGTGTTGATCCAGAGGGACGCTGGAAAAACTGGTAA
- a CDS encoding NADH dehydrogenase subunit 5 gives MLISLSSSTLLTLFFMALSASWLSGLLFLNARMPLRFVHIHIGIAALPSLISLLALVNNNGDRVVGPWHLDTLAWLMAFFVLTIGLIIQRFSVRYLMGDRSYRKYFVLFTFTTGVSSVAWLSDDFRLMLICWGATLIGLVLLIGLNKGWKVVSEATKISGYLFTISWIALLSAIIWLFQVTGQWQLTSVLTNENVALHGTLEGTGINLLIILAVMIPAAQWPFQRWLIESAVAPTPVSAIMHAGLVNAGGIMLTRFSPLFHDDIAQIILLIFSSISVLIGTGISLVQVDYKRQLVGSTIAQMGFMLIQCALGAYLAAVIHLILHGLFKATLFLQAGSSVQRFGVVNQSNEKMPNLWIIFGRVLGLFIAITFWFMTSGEGYQLVSALILGWSLYFSWKQLVVFGEGRMGRIAGLIVLIGFSLIYFTVHNSLYKWLHTDIYQSVQPSVPAVIFVICILLFSSAISTFVTRNQSSTLFAVLYLWLVRVGEARRKSVESHPSYLKHYVSKGGNS, from the coding sequence ATGTTAATTTCGCTGAGTTCATCAACACTGTTAACATTATTTTTTATGGCGCTTAGTGCTTCTTGGCTAAGTGGATTATTGTTTTTAAATGCAAGGATGCCTTTACGTTTTGTTCATATCCATATTGGTATCGCTGCTTTGCCTTCATTGATTTCTTTACTCGCACTTGTTAATAACAATGGAGATAGAGTTGTAGGGCCTTGGCATCTAGATACTTTAGCTTGGTTAATGGCTTTCTTTGTTCTTACAATTGGTTTAATCATTCAGCGTTTTTCTGTACGTTACTTAATGGGAGACCGCTCATATCGAAAATACTTTGTACTTTTTACATTTACTACAGGTGTATCTTCGGTTGCATGGTTAAGTGATGATTTTCGCTTAATGCTCATTTGTTGGGGAGCAACGCTTATAGGATTGGTTCTACTCATAGGGCTAAATAAAGGGTGGAAAGTAGTTAGTGAAGCGACAAAAATCTCTGGCTATTTATTTACAATAAGTTGGATTGCGTTGCTATCAGCTATCATTTGGCTTTTTCAAGTAACAGGACAGTGGCAATTAACATCAGTTTTAACGAATGAAAATGTAGCGCTACATGGAACATTGGAGGGAACAGGAATTAACTTATTAATTATATTAGCGGTAATGATTCCAGCAGCACAATGGCCTTTTCAAAGATGGTTAATTGAGTCTGCTGTTGCTCCAACTCCTGTTTCTGCTATTATGCATGCGGGTTTAGTAAATGCTGGTGGTATCATGTTAACTAGATTTTCGCCTCTTTTTCATGATGATATTGCACAAATCATTTTACTTATTTTCTCTAGTATTTCTGTCTTAATCGGAACAGGAATTAGTTTAGTCCAAGTTGATTATAAACGTCAGCTAGTAGGTTCAACTATTGCGCAAATGGGATTTATGCTTATTCAATGTGCATTAGGCGCCTATTTAGCGGCTGTTATTCATTTAATTTTACATGGTTTGTTTAAAGCTACACTGTTTTTACAAGCTGGTTCTTCAGTGCAACGTTTTGGGGTAGTGAATCAGTCTAATGAAAAAATGCCCAATTTATGGATTATATTCGGGCGTGTTTTAGGATTATTTATAGCAATTACTTTCTGGTTTATGACTTCTGGAGAGGGATATCAACTAGTTAGTGCGTTAATCTTAGGCTGGTCACTTTACTTTTCATGGAAACAGCTTGTTGTTTTTGGAGAGGGAAGAATGGGACGAATTGCTGGCTTAATTGTTTTGATTGGATTTTCTCTCATTTACTTTACTGTTCATAATTCTCTTTATAAATGGTTGCATACTGACATTTATCAAAGTGTTCAACCTTCAGTTCCAGCCGTTATCTTTGTTATATGTATTTTACTATTTAGTAGTGCTATTAGTACTTTCGTTACTCGTAATCAATCTTCTACTTTATTCGCTGTACTTTATCTTTGGTTAGTTCGAGTAGGTGAGGCGAGAAGAAAGTCAGTAGAAAGTCACCCAAGCTATCTGAAACATTATGTATCAAAGGGAGGTAATTCGTGA
- a CDS encoding DUF2294 domain-containing protein: protein MKNSKGSIESEISKAITHWEKDYLGRGSISVKTDILRDMIIVNLQGILTPAEYTVCETKDGMLTIKKNRSELVESGIEDLKEIILELTGEKVKSFHTDISSRTGERVMIFKLFNNLEEKF from the coding sequence ATGAAAAACTCAAAAGGCTCGATTGAATCAGAGATAAGCAAAGCAATTACTCACTGGGAAAAGGACTACCTAGGACGCGGATCTATATCCGTTAAGACAGATATATTGCGGGATATGATTATCGTAAATTTACAAGGTATTTTAACGCCGGCTGAATATACTGTTTGCGAAACAAAAGACGGTATGCTAACGATAAAGAAAAATCGTTCGGAGCTAGTTGAATCTGGAATTGAAGATTTGAAAGAGATTATTCTAGAATTAACTGGAGAAAAAGTGAAAAGCTTTCATACGGATATAAGCTCCCGTACAGGTGAACGAGTAATGATTTTTAAATTGTTTAATAATCTTGAGGAAAAGTTTTAA
- a CDS encoding GerAB/ArcD/ProY family transporter — translation MKISGRQIFWMMFTFEVGQSLLLVIPATIRTVKQDAWISILIAGVIGVALTFLATTLGSLYPKQTLIEFSQTILGKWLGKLLMIPYFFGWYMIIWITVREFGEFIIIALFHNTPLWVIVFTAMLLLIFIIYQGGVEGIGRLSEIIGPIVLLMITFVIILNVGNMNWDYMRPIYHDSGWLPILKGSYTPVAAFFGEAVMMMMFVFFMDKPEQASSRAMLGVGLAVFMVTIGTLAVILTFGPNLSSSFLYPVYDLSRYISVMEFIQNVDILIVIIWFFSIFVKLALYMFIACYGTAQIFHLKDWRKVALVLAPISFIIAVSVKNIQTFTHYYYIFFVIPIAFPIYELGIPLLLLVVGKIRRKYA, via the coding sequence ATGAAAATCTCTGGCAGGCAAATCTTTTGGATGATGTTCACATTTGAAGTAGGACAATCACTCCTTCTAGTTATTCCAGCGACGATTCGTACTGTCAAACAAGATGCGTGGATCTCGATTTTGATTGCAGGAGTGATAGGGGTTGCTCTTACTTTTTTGGCAACTACACTTGGTTCGCTTTATCCGAAACAAACTCTCATTGAATTTAGTCAAACTATTCTTGGTAAATGGCTAGGAAAGCTACTGATGATTCCTTACTTCTTTGGGTGGTACATGATAATTTGGATAACCGTCCGTGAATTTGGTGAATTCATTATTATCGCTTTGTTTCATAATACACCTTTGTGGGTCATTGTCTTTACTGCGATGTTATTGCTCATTTTTATCATTTACCAAGGAGGGGTGGAAGGTATTGGACGTTTAAGTGAAATCATAGGGCCGATTGTACTTTTAATGATAACGTTTGTAATCATTTTGAATGTTGGCAATATGAATTGGGATTATATGCGGCCTATTTATCACGATTCTGGCTGGCTTCCCATCCTTAAAGGTTCCTATACCCCTGTAGCCGCATTTTTTGGAGAGGCTGTTATGATGATGATGTTCGTTTTTTTTATGGATAAACCAGAGCAAGCGTCATCAAGGGCGATGTTGGGGGTAGGATTAGCCGTTTTCATGGTAACAATCGGAACATTAGCGGTCATTTTAACATTCGGTCCGAATTTATCTTCAAGTTTTTTGTATCCGGTTTACGATTTGAGCCGATACATATCTGTCATGGAGTTCATTCAAAATGTGGATATTTTGATAGTTATTATTTGGTTTTTTAGTATTTTTGTGAAATTGGCGTTATACATGTTTATCGCTTGTTATGGAACAGCACAAATATTTCATTTGAAGGATTGGCGAAAAGTAGCGTTAGTTCTTGCTCCTATTTCGTTCATCATAGCTGTGTCAGTTAAAAATATCCAGACATTTACCCATTATTACTACATATTTTTCGTAATTCCAATTGCATTTCCCATTTATGAGCTAGGGATTCCTTTACTGTTATTGGTGGTTGGCAAAATTCGAAGGAAATATGCATAA
- a CDS encoding Ger(x)C family spore germination protein, protein MSLHKALCMILVISLCFLTGCWDRTELNDLAIELGWGLDQAKNNKIEISAQFIIPSKMGMGQSGRSNAGKAFFTESGTGKDTHEAIQMMQTKMSREIFRGHQRVILIGEKMAKSGLAPVLDAYSRDPDIRLRVGVFVIKGNTAKDFLKASIPLESIPALGALKEHMQIEAAGDMSLLNFLIAGTSDGITPILPVIKLNVSPKKGKTVVKGFQIVGGAIFNNDFKLVGYLNMQEWLTTLWIVNRLSKQTVTATASKGNGSASLYMTKINRKIIPTIQGDTIKCDIVFSGEGTIQENNTNLDLSQPKNLTLLEHVLEKQSDKEALQTIKKVQKQYGTDIFGFGEAIHQKYPSEWKGLKKNWSKQFRKVEVSVHTKLTIRRVGLTGPPLQLKKNEMKK, encoded by the coding sequence ATGAGCCTGCACAAGGCACTCTGTATGATACTGGTCATTTCTTTATGCTTCTTGACGGGATGTTGGGATCGGACAGAATTAAATGATTTGGCAATAGAATTAGGATGGGGACTTGATCAAGCGAAGAACAATAAGATTGAAATTAGTGCTCAGTTTATTATTCCATCAAAAATGGGAATGGGACAGAGCGGAAGAAGTAATGCAGGAAAAGCGTTTTTTACAGAATCGGGAACGGGAAAGGATACACATGAAGCTATACAAATGATGCAAACAAAAATGTCGAGAGAAATTTTTCGAGGGCACCAGCGTGTAATATTGATTGGAGAAAAAATGGCTAAAAGTGGTCTTGCTCCAGTTTTAGATGCATATAGCCGCGATCCTGATATTCGATTACGAGTAGGTGTGTTCGTTATAAAAGGGAATACTGCAAAAGATTTTCTGAAAGCATCCATCCCTTTAGAGTCTATCCCGGCACTTGGGGCACTTAAAGAGCATATGCAAATAGAGGCAGCGGGAGATATGTCTTTGTTAAATTTTCTTATTGCTGGTACGAGTGATGGAATCACCCCGATTTTGCCCGTTATTAAACTAAATGTGTCTCCTAAAAAAGGTAAAACCGTGGTCAAAGGGTTTCAAATTGTAGGCGGTGCTATATTTAACAACGATTTCAAATTGGTAGGATACTTGAACATGCAGGAATGGTTAACTACTCTTTGGATAGTGAATCGTTTAAGTAAACAGACAGTTACAGCAACGGCCTCTAAAGGAAATGGTAGTGCAAGTTTATATATGACAAAGATCAATAGAAAAATCATACCTACTATACAAGGGGACACAATTAAGTGTGACATTGTTTTTTCTGGTGAAGGAACAATTCAGGAGAACAATACGAATTTAGATCTTTCGCAGCCAAAAAATCTTACTCTTTTAGAACATGTATTGGAAAAACAGTCCGATAAGGAAGCTCTCCAAACTATTAAAAAGGTTCAAAAACAATACGGAACCGATATCTTTGGATTTGGAGAAGCCATTCATCAAAAATATCCATCCGAATGGAAAGGGTTAAAAAAGAATTGGAGTAAACAATTTCGAAAAGTGGAGGTTTCTGTTCATACAAAGCTTACTATTCGGCGAGTAGGACTGACTGGACCACCGTTGCAGTTGAAGAAAAATGAAATGAAAAAATAA
- a CDS encoding spore germination protein yields the protein MMKKLSRKRLRKDIQELESASMLLQNDQECELKQSVSANEEVLRQVFENCSDIVFRPIIIDSQNKILFIYIDGLVDTKVVEQVVLKPMMFEGLPSGVKSVDSVGEIIQNQLIAVSQVKTISKVREVIEAVLKANIVILTERESQALVADLKGFEKRGIEEPAAEISVRGPRDGFTETIRVNTSLIRRRIRSQKLKMEPYSIGELSQTDVVIAYIEGIAPDLVLDEVRQRVKRIQIDGVLESAFIEEFIEDQPFSPFPQIQNTERPDAVCASLLEGKVAILVDNTPFVLIVPMTFWTGLQAAEDYYERSIYTTFVRWIRLILINISLFLPSLYVAITTFHPKLIPTNLLISIAAAREGIPFPAVIEALMMEFLFEGLREAGVRLPKPVGSAVSIVGALVIGQAAVQAGIISAPLVIVVATTGIASFAFPRYNLGTAYRMLRFPMLLLAGMLGLYGVAISTLAILIHLTNIRSFGIPYLSPVAPQTPRDLKDVFLRTPRWNMTHRPIMVSGEEKVRFPGGQKPDEKRGGETE from the coding sequence ATGATGAAAAAACTTAGTAGAAAGCGTTTGAGAAAAGATATTCAGGAACTTGAGAGTGCAAGTATGCTACTTCAAAATGATCAAGAGTGCGAACTCAAGCAGAGTGTATCTGCGAATGAAGAAGTTTTGAGACAAGTTTTTGAAAATTGTTCCGATATTGTTTTTCGTCCAATAATCATAGATAGTCAAAATAAAATTCTTTTTATTTATATAGATGGATTAGTTGACACTAAAGTTGTGGAACAAGTTGTTTTGAAACCAATGATGTTCGAAGGTCTGCCTAGTGGAGTAAAGAGTGTGGATTCGGTAGGAGAAATTATACAAAATCAGCTAATTGCGGTTTCTCAAGTAAAGACAATTTCAAAAGTTCGTGAGGTTATAGAAGCGGTATTGAAAGCGAATATCGTTATTTTAACAGAAAGAGAGAGTCAAGCTCTAGTCGCTGATTTAAAAGGTTTTGAAAAACGAGGTATTGAAGAGCCGGCTGCCGAGATCTCTGTTCGTGGCCCTCGGGACGGGTTTACGGAAACGATAAGGGTCAATACGAGCCTGATTCGCCGAAGAATTCGAAGCCAAAAACTAAAAATGGAACCTTATTCGATTGGGGAATTGTCACAGACAGATGTGGTAATTGCCTATATTGAGGGCATTGCACCTGATTTGGTTTTGGATGAAGTTCGCCAAAGGGTAAAGCGAATTCAAATTGATGGAGTGTTGGAGTCAGCTTTCATTGAAGAGTTTATTGAGGACCAACCCTTTTCGCCCTTTCCACAAATTCAAAATACTGAGCGGCCAGATGCGGTTTGTGCAAGTTTATTAGAGGGGAAAGTCGCTATTTTAGTCGATAACACACCTTTCGTTTTGATTGTTCCTATGACATTTTGGACAGGTCTGCAAGCAGCGGAGGATTATTATGAACGCTCCATCTACACAACTTTTGTTCGATGGATACGTTTAATATTAATTAATATTTCATTATTTCTTCCCTCTCTCTATGTTGCTATTACAACCTTTCATCCTAAATTAATTCCGACAAATTTGCTTATTAGTATTGCAGCTGCGAGAGAAGGCATTCCTTTCCCGGCTGTCATAGAAGCGCTAATGATGGAGTTTTTATTTGAAGGTTTGAGGGAAGCGGGGGTTCGGTTACCAAAACCTGTTGGATCCGCAGTTAGTATTGTCGGAGCACTTGTTATCGGGCAAGCTGCTGTGCAAGCAGGTATTATTTCGGCACCTTTGGTCATTGTTGTGGCGACGACCGGTATTGCGTCATTTGCGTTCCCGCGCTACAACTTAGGAACGGCTTACCGGATGTTACGCTTTCCTATGCTGTTATTGGCAGGAATGCTCGGGCTATACGGTGTTGCAATAAGTACTCTTGCGATTTTGATTCATTTAACTAACATTCGTTCTTTTGGCATTCCGTATTTAAGTCCAGTTGCACCTCAGACTCCTCGTGATTTAAAGGATGTTTTTCTCCGAACACCTCGTTGGAATATGACCCACCGCCCAATAATGGTATCTGGTGAAGAGAAAGTCCGTTTTCCAGGTGGACAAAAGCCAGATGAGAAACGGGGAGGGGAAACAGAATGA
- the satA gene encoding streptothricin N-acetyltransferase SatA, producing the protein MNLLIRELEKNDLDNFPKIDDSFIVNARLILSLSKVNRRIEYTVEDVPSYEKSYLQNQDDNEELTYNEYINKPNQVIYIALLHNQIIGLIVLKKNWNHYAYIEDITVDKKYRSLGVGKRLVDQAKQWAKKGNMPGIMLETQNNNVTACKFYEKCGFVIGGFDFLVYKGLDIENDEVAIYWYFHFK; encoded by the coding sequence ATGAATCTTTTAATTAGAGAGTTAGAAAAAAATGATTTAGACAATTTCCCAAAGATCGATGACAGTTTTATAGTGAATGCTCGATTAATTCTTTCTCTTTCCAAAGTAAATAGACGTATAGAATATACAGTAGAAGACGTTCCGAGTTATGAAAAAAGTTATTTACAAAATCAAGATGATAATGAAGAACTGACTTACAATGAATATATAAATAAACCTAATCAAGTAATTTACATAGCACTGTTACATAACCAAATCATCGGATTAATAGTATTGAAAAAGAATTGGAACCACTATGCTTACATAGAAGATATAACAGTGGATAAAAAATATCGTTCACTCGGAGTTGGTAAAAGATTAGTTGATCAAGCAAAGCAGTGGGCAAAAAAAGGCAATATGCCAGGTATCATGCTTGAAACGCAAAATAATAATGTCACAGCATGTAAATTTTATGAAAAATGTGGATTTGTAATTGGTGGGTTTGATTTTCTTGTTTATAAAGGTTTGGATATTGAAAATGATGAAGTTGCAATTTATTGGTATTTTCATTTCAAATAA
- the menA gene encoding 1,4-dihydroxy-2-naphthoate polyprenyltransferase has product MGNEKEISSAKLIWKMTRPHTLTATFSPVILGTVASLYVAEIDWLLFIAMMLACLALQIATNLFNEYYDFKRGLDTAESVGIGGGIVRHGLKPKNVLTVALLLYVVAAFIGIYICMNSSWWLVVIGLIGMAVGYLYTGGPLPIAYTPFGELVSGLLMGTCFVLIAFFIQTNTVTIESVLISIPIGILVGAINMSNNIRDIEEDIKGGRKTLVILLGREKAVVTLAVAFFIAYLWIAVIVLMGYISPWALVMFLGLRKPISAIQSFQKGAKDPGYMRIAMKSTAMTNTIFGLLLSAGLLISYLF; this is encoded by the coding sequence ATGGGGAATGAAAAAGAAATTAGTTCCGCTAAATTAATATGGAAGATGACGCGCCCACATACATTAACGGCGACGTTTTCACCTGTAATTTTAGGGACAGTGGCATCACTTTATGTTGCCGAAATTGATTGGCTTTTATTTATTGCGATGATGCTTGCATGTTTAGCGCTGCAAATAGCAACGAACTTATTTAATGAGTACTATGATTTTAAACGTGGACTAGACACTGCTGAATCCGTTGGCATCGGTGGCGGAATTGTCCGTCATGGATTGAAACCAAAAAATGTGTTAACAGTTGCGCTTTTATTATATGTAGTAGCAGCTTTTATTGGCATTTATATTTGTATGAATAGCAGCTGGTGGTTAGTTGTCATTGGTTTAATTGGGATGGCAGTTGGCTATTTATATACAGGCGGTCCATTACCAATTGCGTACACCCCGTTTGGAGAATTAGTTTCTGGATTGTTAATGGGGACATGTTTTGTACTCATTGCTTTCTTTATTCAAACGAATACTGTAACGATTGAAAGTGTATTGATTTCCATTCCAATTGGAATTTTAGTAGGTGCAATCAATATGTCGAATAACATCCGAGATATCGAAGAAGATATTAAAGGTGGAAGAAAGACATTAGTAATCCTCCTTGGGAGAGAGAAAGCTGTAGTAACACTAGCGGTAGCCTTTTTCATTGCATATTTATGGATTGCCGTAATTGTATTAATGGGTTATATAAGCCCTTGGGCATTAGTTATGTTCCTAGGTTTGAGAAAGCCAATTTCTGCGATTCAAAGTTTCCAAAAAGGAGCAAAGGATCCTGGGTATATGCGCATCGCAATGAAATCAACAGCGATGACAAATACGATTTTTGGCTTGTTATTATCAGCAGGATTATTAATTAGTTATTTGTTTTAA
- the mntA gene encoding manganese ABC transporter substrate-binding protein/adhesin MntA — protein MKLKNILLSVICIFVFALTACSSNTNGKEEGSGKLKVVTTYSIIYDMVKQIGGDKVEIHSLVPIGANPHEYDPLPKDVMKMTDADMVFYNGLNLEEGGAWFKKLLKTANKSAKDAPVYKVSEGVEAIYLETKGLEKEPDPHAWMNIKNGIVYAENVKQALIKEDPKNKEFYTKNADEYVAELQKLHDETVNRIHQIPEEKRFLISSEGAFKYFGKAYGIKTGYIWEINSENQGTPDQIRDVVSLIQTNKVPALFVETSVDRRSMETVSKETNVPIAGTIFTDSLGKSGEDGDTYLKMMKWNIDTIINGLKK, from the coding sequence ATGAAATTAAAAAATATTTTATTATCGGTAATTTGTATTTTCGTATTTGCGTTAACAGCGTGTTCTAGTAACACAAATGGGAAAGAAGAGGGTAGTGGAAAATTAAAAGTTGTAACAACATACTCCATTATATATGATATGGTGAAGCAAATTGGTGGAGATAAAGTTGAGATTCATAGTCTTGTTCCAATCGGAGCTAACCCGCATGAATATGATCCACTACCAAAAGATGTTATGAAAATGACAGATGCAGATATGGTATTTTACAATGGGCTAAACCTAGAAGAGGGCGGAGCATGGTTTAAAAAGCTATTAAAAACGGCAAATAAATCAGCGAAAGATGCACCGGTTTATAAAGTAAGTGAAGGTGTAGAAGCTATTTACTTAGAAACAAAAGGATTAGAAAAAGAACCAGACCCACATGCTTGGATGAATATTAAAAATGGTATTGTATACGCTGAAAATGTGAAGCAGGCATTAATTAAAGAAGATCCTAAAAATAAAGAGTTCTATACTAAAAATGCTGATGAGTATGTAGCAGAACTTCAAAAATTACATGATGAGACAGTAAACAGAATTCATCAAATCCCTGAAGAAAAACGTTTCTTAATTTCTAGTGAAGGTGCTTTTAAATATTTTGGAAAAGCATATGGCATTAAGACGGGATACATTTGGGAAATCAACTCAGAAAATCAAGGTACACCAGATCAAATTCGAGATGTTGTAAGTTTAATTCAAACAAACAAAGTGCCAGCTTTATTTGTTGAAACAAGTGTAGATCGACGTAGTATGGAAACTGTTTCAAAAGAAACAAACGTACCAATTGCAGGGACAATTTTTACAGACTCACTAGGTAAATCAGGTGAGGATGGAGATACTTACTTAAAAATGATGAAATGGAATATAGATACCATTATTAATGGGCTAAAAAAGTAG